Proteins encoded in a region of the Vibrio sp. CB1-14 genome:
- a CDS encoding efflux RND transporter periplasmic adaptor subunit — protein sequence MPTTQRGNFLSKRPWLISLVCVVALSTWLGLGVLKAEEAPNQKKEQIIPLARVVYQEFSAEKIDKKIDLYGRTAPDRTARLGAEIAGKIIKLNVEKGDEVKKGQAIAQIDKGDLNIQLERAQAMLNVRQQEFNASKSLKSRGLQGEVAYSTAAANLTEAKAMVSAAKLALRNTTVTAPFTGIVDHLSIELGDFVGVGDPVATLIDLDILVIEADVSERHIQKLTPNQTSTIRFVGGEEVTGTLRYISRVSSVSTNTFPIEIAVPNPNQRIPAGVSAEVELALDEQLAIKITPAMLALDEIGNLGVKTLKDNHVDFVPIQLVKAEQDGVWLTGLGTKSDIIVLGQGFVRHGDQVEAISVAEANQIAEQQQ from the coding sequence ATGCCAACTACTCAACGTGGCAACTTTCTATCCAAACGTCCTTGGTTAATCTCTTTGGTATGCGTCGTAGCACTCTCCACTTGGCTTGGTCTTGGGGTTTTAAAGGCTGAAGAAGCGCCAAATCAGAAAAAAGAGCAAATCATTCCACTTGCCCGAGTGGTTTATCAAGAATTTAGCGCAGAAAAGATCGATAAGAAGATCGATTTATATGGTCGTACAGCACCCGATCGCACTGCTCGGTTGGGCGCTGAAATTGCCGGCAAGATTATCAAGCTCAACGTCGAGAAAGGCGATGAGGTGAAAAAAGGGCAGGCGATTGCACAAATTGACAAAGGTGACCTCAATATTCAACTGGAGCGTGCTCAGGCGATGCTCAATGTTAGGCAGCAAGAATTTAATGCCTCCAAGTCTTTGAAAAGTAGAGGACTGCAAGGTGAGGTGGCTTACTCGACTGCTGCAGCTAACCTAACCGAAGCTAAAGCGATGGTGAGTGCAGCGAAACTTGCTCTGCGCAATACTACGGTAACCGCTCCGTTTACCGGCATCGTCGACCATTTGTCGATCGAGCTGGGTGATTTTGTCGGTGTTGGCGATCCTGTAGCGACGCTCATTGATTTAGATATTCTAGTCATTGAAGCGGATGTTAGTGAACGTCATATTCAAAAACTCACGCCAAACCAAACCTCTACAATTCGTTTTGTTGGTGGTGAAGAAGTTACGGGTACGCTGCGTTACATTTCGCGCGTCTCTTCCGTTTCAACCAATACTTTCCCGATTGAAATTGCTGTGCCGAATCCAAATCAGCGCATTCCTGCGGGTGTCAGTGCAGAAGTGGAATTGGCATTGGATGAGCAACTGGCGATCAAAATCACGCCAGCAATGTTAGCACTGGATGAAATCGGCAATCTAGGTGTGAAAACGCTTAAAGATAATCATGTGGACTTTGTACCCATCCAGTTGGTTAAAGCTGAGCAAGATGGTGTCTGGCTGACCGGGCTTGGCACTAAGAGTGACATCATCGTCCTTGGACAAGGTTTCGTTCGTCATGGCGATCAGGTCGAAGCCATCAGTGTCGCTGAGGCCAATCAAATCGCTGAACAGCAGCAATAG
- the erpA gene encoding iron-sulfur cluster insertion protein ErpA, with the protein MSDVAIPLNFSEAAATRVNALIAEEENPELKLRVYITGGGCSGFQYGFTFDESVNDGDTTIEKCGVTLVVDPMSLQYLIGGTVDYTEGLEGSRFFVDNPNATTTCGCGASFSV; encoded by the coding sequence GTGAGTGATGTAGCTATTCCATTAAATTTTTCTGAGGCAGCGGCGACGCGTGTTAATGCGTTGATCGCAGAAGAGGAAAACCCAGAGCTTAAGCTTCGTGTATACATCACCGGTGGTGGCTGTAGTGGTTTTCAGTACGGTTTTACCTTTGATGAGAGCGTTAACGACGGTGATACTACCATCGAAAAGTGTGGTGTGACGCTGGTTGTTGATCCAATGAGTTTGCAATACCTGATTGGTGGCACAGTTGACTATACCGAAGGTCTTGAAGGTTCACGCTTCTTCGTTGATAACCCGAACGCGACCACAACGTGTGGTTGTGGTGCATCGTTTAGCGTGTAG
- the hemL gene encoding glutamate-1-semialdehyde 2,1-aminomutase, with protein MTKSAELYEKAQQTIPGGVNSPVRAFNGVGGSPIFVERADGPLMFDADGKAYIDYVGSWGPMILGHNHAVIRDAVIDAAQRGLSFGAPTEMEINMAELVRKLVPSMEQLRMVSSGTEATMSAIRLARGYTGRDKIIKFEGCYHGHADSLLVKAGSGALTLGQPSSPGVPADFAKYTLTARFNDLASVKALFEANKGEIACIIVEPVAGNMNCIPPVEGFHEGLRQICDDEGALLIFDEVMTGFRVAQGGAQAYYNIKPDLTTLGKIIGGGMPVGAFGGRKEVMQHIAPTGPVYQAGTLSGNPIAMAAGFACLTLLSEEGNEKRLAQKTKHLANGFKSLADKHGIPLVVNQVGGMFGFFFTDQETITCYEDVAKCDVERFKRFFHLMLDHGVYLAPSAFEASFTSLAHGSKEIDATLEAADRCFAMLAQEA; from the coding sequence ATGACCAAATCAGCAGAGCTGTATGAAAAAGCGCAACAGACCATCCCTGGTGGTGTTAACTCTCCGGTTCGTGCCTTTAACGGCGTAGGTGGTTCACCTATTTTCGTTGAACGTGCCGATGGTCCATTGATGTTTGATGCTGATGGTAAAGCCTACATCGACTACGTAGGTTCATGGGGTCCAATGATCCTTGGTCACAACCACGCAGTGATCCGTGATGCAGTGATCGATGCAGCTCAGCGTGGCCTTAGCTTTGGTGCGCCAACCGAAATGGAAATCAACATGGCGGAGCTGGTTCGCAAACTGGTACCTTCCATGGAACAGCTACGCATGGTGAGCTCAGGTACGGAAGCGACCATGAGTGCTATCCGCCTCGCTCGTGGCTACACGGGTCGTGACAAGATCATCAAATTCGAAGGTTGCTACCACGGTCACGCTGACAGCCTACTAGTAAAAGCTGGCTCTGGCGCACTAACACTCGGTCAGCCAAGCTCACCGGGCGTCCCTGCTGACTTTGCTAAATACACATTGACAGCACGCTTCAACGACCTGGCGTCTGTAAAAGCGCTATTCGAAGCGAACAAAGGTGAAATCGCTTGTATCATCGTTGAACCTGTTGCGGGCAACATGAACTGTATTCCACCCGTTGAAGGCTTCCACGAAGGTCTGCGTCAGATCTGTGATGACGAAGGCGCACTGCTTATCTTTGATGAAGTCATGACTGGTTTCCGTGTTGCACAAGGCGGCGCGCAAGCATACTACAACATCAAACCAGACCTAACGACGCTTGGTAAGATCATTGGTGGCGGCATGCCAGTTGGCGCGTTCGGTGGCCGTAAAGAGGTGATGCAGCACATCGCACCAACCGGTCCTGTGTATCAAGCGGGCACTTTGTCTGGTAACCCAATTGCGATGGCGGCTGGCTTTGCATGTCTGACACTGCTTTCTGAAGAAGGCAACGAAAAGCGCCTTGCTCAAAAAACTAAGCACCTAGCAAATGGCTTCAAATCTCTGGCAGACAAACACGGCATTCCATTGGTAGTTAACCAAGTGGGCGGTATGTTCGGTTTCTTCTTCACCGACCAAGAAACCATCACTTGCTACGAAGATGTCGCGAAATGCGATGTAGAACGATTCAAGCGCTTCTTCCACCTTATGCTAGACCACGGTGTTTACCTGGCACCATCAGCGTTTGAAGCAAGCTTTACTTCACTGGCTCACGGCTCGAAAGAAATCGATGCAACGCTTGAAGCCGCTGACCGCTGCTTTGCGATGCTTGCTCAAGAGGCATAA
- a CDS encoding AI-2E family transporter — translation MNVTASHWVLIVALLFAAFACYLLVEPYINSIIMAFILSLLMFPIHEWIEQKLPKHKNIVALLSCIVLTFIIVMPLMLVFSAIVQQGSVFSQNMYQWVTGGGIQEVIAHPWVVTGLDFVNEYLPFDAINPQDIAQKAAEFATSLGSNLVAMSAKILGDATNFLMNFFLMLFVLFFLLRDHDKLIAAIRHILPFSRSQEDRLLSEIEKVSKSAVMGSFLTAIAQGAAGGFGMWMAGFPGLFWGTMMGFASFIPVVGTALIWIPATAYLLITGDTGWGLFLAVWSIAVVGSIDNVLRPLLMQGSAGMNTLMIFFSLLGGIHLFGLIGLIYGPLIFAITMVLFNMYEEEFKEFLDGQDRS, via the coding sequence ATGAACGTGACGGCCAGCCATTGGGTACTGATTGTTGCCCTACTCTTTGCCGCGTTTGCCTGCTATCTCTTAGTGGAGCCTTACATCAACTCCATTATCATGGCATTTATCTTGTCACTATTGATGTTTCCTATCCATGAATGGATTGAACAAAAGCTTCCTAAGCACAAGAACATTGTTGCCTTGCTCTCTTGTATCGTACTGACCTTTATTATTGTCATGCCACTCATGTTGGTCTTTAGCGCGATTGTTCAACAAGGCTCCGTCTTCTCCCAGAACATGTACCAATGGGTGACCGGCGGCGGCATTCAAGAAGTTATCGCCCACCCTTGGGTCGTCACTGGTCTTGATTTCGTCAACGAATACCTACCTTTCGATGCTATTAATCCGCAAGACATCGCTCAAAAGGCGGCGGAATTTGCCACCTCTCTTGGCTCTAACCTAGTTGCTATGAGCGCAAAAATTCTTGGCGATGCCACTAACTTCTTGATGAACTTCTTCTTGATGTTGTTTGTATTGTTCTTCCTACTGCGCGATCACGACAAACTCATCGCAGCAATCCGTCATATTTTGCCGTTTTCTCGTAGCCAAGAAGACCGCCTACTAAGTGAAATTGAAAAAGTATCCAAGTCTGCAGTCATGGGCTCGTTTTTAACCGCAATCGCACAAGGTGCCGCTGGCGGCTTTGGTATGTGGATGGCAGGATTCCCTGGACTATTCTGGGGCACCATGATGGGCTTCGCTTCATTCATTCCAGTGGTGGGTACGGCGCTGATTTGGATTCCTGCTACGGCGTATCTTCTGATCACCGGTGACACTGGTTGGGGGCTATTCTTGGCTGTTTGGAGTATCGCCGTGGTTGGCTCAATTGATAACGTACTGCGCCCACTGCTAATGCAAGGTAGTGCGGGTATGAATACACTAATGATCTTCTTCTCGCTACTTGGTGGTATTCACTTGTTTGGTCTTATCGGCCTAATCTACGGCCCGCTGATCTTCGCGATTACTATGGTGTTGTTCAACATGTATGAAGAGGAATTCAAAGAATTCCTTGATGGCCAAGATAGAAGCTAG
- the rsmC gene encoding 16S rRNA (guanine(1207)-N(2))-methyltransferase RsmC yields MASYIAPSQIAQRQLEYFAGKRVLVIGEIEDSFPIELSRHCDKVTVFTSNYITYRSLQSSSKIDTLFGASLPADIDADMVLLYWPKAKAEAQMLLHMSLAALGNETEIVVVGENRSGVKSIEKMFATYGPINKYDSARRCSFYWGICQQAPDSFDLQSQIKTYHVELNGIAITVKSLPGVFSHGEFDHGTQLLLNNLPELTGKVLDFGCGAGIIGAYMGLKNPTSKLNLCDINAFAIESSKQTLAANGLSGEVFASDVYSDIGNDFDFIVSNPPFHAGLDTSYSATETLLSDAPKHLNKQGQLWIVANSFLKYPPIIEQQFGHCKTVAKNRKFAIYHAAK; encoded by the coding sequence ATGGCAAGCTACATCGCACCCAGTCAAATTGCACAACGACAACTAGAGTATTTTGCCGGCAAGCGTGTGTTGGTTATTGGTGAAATAGAAGATAGCTTCCCGATTGAACTGAGCCGCCACTGCGACAAAGTAACGGTATTCACCAGCAACTACATTACCTATCGTTCACTGCAATCTTCATCAAAAATCGACACTCTATTTGGCGCATCGCTACCAGCCGATATTGATGCAGACATGGTCTTACTTTACTGGCCAAAGGCGAAAGCAGAAGCGCAAATGCTACTGCATATGTCACTGGCAGCACTTGGCAATGAGACCGAAATCGTGGTGGTGGGTGAAAATCGCTCGGGCGTAAAAAGCATTGAGAAGATGTTTGCCACCTACGGTCCCATCAATAAGTACGACTCAGCAAGACGCTGCTCATTTTATTGGGGCATTTGCCAACAAGCTCCTGATTCGTTTGATTTACAAAGTCAAATCAAGACTTACCATGTTGAGCTCAATGGCATTGCTATCACTGTAAAGAGCCTACCTGGGGTATTTAGCCACGGTGAGTTCGACCACGGCACTCAACTTCTGCTCAATAACCTTCCAGAGCTCACAGGCAAAGTACTCGACTTTGGTTGTGGCGCGGGCATCATTGGCGCTTATATGGGTCTGAAGAACCCAACGAGTAAGCTTAACCTATGTGATATCAACGCGTTTGCGATTGAGTCAAGTAAGCAGACTCTCGCTGCCAATGGATTATCGGGTGAGGTTTTTGCCTCTGATGTGTATTCCGATATCGGCAACGATTTTGATTTTATCGTCAGCAACCCGCCTTTTCATGCAGGGCTCGATACCAGCTACTCAGCGACAGAAACCCTATTATCTGATGCCCCTAAACATTTAAATAAACAGGGTCAGCTTTGGATTGTCGCCAACAGTTTCCTCAAATATCCGCCGATTATTGAGCAGCAGTTTGGTCATTGTAAGACAGTGGCCAAAAACCGTAAATTTGCCATTTATCACGCTGCAAAATAA